A window of the Hordeum vulgare subsp. vulgare chromosome 5H, MorexV3_pseudomolecules_assembly, whole genome shotgun sequence genome harbors these coding sequences:
- the LOC123453157 gene encoding uncharacterized protein LOC123453157, whose amino-acid sequence MCSRFVNLLARSYGGPSYFSLHCMNPENLFRPTRSAVRAVQPLADAPLPPPSLSFGWPSNNGELAWMNFMAFGLNRDNLLAVDQIGRTILYNHDSRLLRTGMPKMCRPIIDPISIAVGDSLYVMSRNPGPRPDQHCFQALIDSRPLSSASNTKNWCWYSLQPPPLFADGVEVESSGCDVLMPFKISAYTVVGDSQIWISTFAAGTYLYDTVSDAWSKVGNWALPFRGRAEYIPEHNLWFGFTPNDLQLCTADLTTSCELWPPMLQNVWTDVNRPEDWRLRDASIVPLGSGKVCIARFFLTRPEESIEDMSGHALEERKNLAVLEGVEVLKHGEARLRMVKHKSERYVFGRDLAIPL is encoded by the coding sequence ATGTGTAGCCGGTTTGTGAATCTGTTGGCTAGGAGCTACGGCGGCCCCAGCTACTTCAGCCTTCACTGTATGAATCCGGAAAACTTATTTCGCCCAACCCGGTCAGCGGTTCGAGCAGTTCAACCGTTAGCGGACGCTCCGCTGCCTCCCCCATCTCTGTCATTCGGCTGGCCATCCAACAATGGGGAACTGGCGTGGATGAATTTCATGGCTTTCGGCCTCAACCGGGACAATCTTCTCGCCGTGGACCAAATCGGTAGGACCATCTTGTACAACCATGACTCTCGTTTGCTCCGCACAGGAATGCCCAAGATGTGCAGGCCCATTATCGACCCCATCTCCATTGCCGTGGGCGACAGCCTATACGTCATGAGCCGCAACCCTGGCCCGCGGCCGGATCAGCACTGCTTCCAGGCTCTCATCGACAGCCGCCCGCTTTCTAGTGCTAGCAACACCAAAAACTGGTGCTGGTATTCCCTCCAGCCACCGCCTCTCTTTGCCGATGGGGTGGAAGTGGAATCCAGCGGCTGCGACGTCTTAATGCCCTTTAAAATCAGCGCCTACACTGTGGTTGGCGATTCACAGATCTGGATATCTACATTTGCCGCTGGCACATACTTGTATGACACCGTGAGTGACGCATGGAGCAAAGTAGGCAACTGGGCATTGCCCTTCAGAGGTCGTGCTGAGTACATCCCTGAGCACAACCTCTGGTTTGGCTTCACACCCAACGATTTGCAGCtctgcacagcagacctcactacCTCATGTGAATTGTGGCCGCCCATGCTGCAGAATGTGTGGACAGATGTGAACAGGCCAGAAGATTGGAGACTGAGAGATGCCAGCATTGTGCCGCTAGGATCCGGTAAAGTCTGCATTGCCAGGTTCTTTCTTACTAGGCCAGAGGAGAGCATTGAGGATATGTCTGGCCATGCCCTTGAGGAAAGAAAGAATCTTGCTGTTCTTGAGGGCGTCGAAGTGTTAAAGCATGGGGAGGCTCGGCTCCGGATGGTTAAGCACAAGTCGGAGCGTTATGTCTTTGGCCGTGACCTTGCCATACCGCTGTGA